The nucleotide sequence TATTGACACGGGTATGATGGTTGGTGATGCCAACCGCATCATGGCAGAATTCCGCAAGCTGACAGACAAACCTGTCAAAGCGATTATCTTTACACATTCGCACGGCGATCACACTGGCGGATCAGCAGCGTTTATCGGAAACGAACGACCACAGATCTGGGCTCACAAAAACTATGGCAGTGAAGCGGAGCCACTGGTTGCTGGTGGTGTCACTTTTCAGCGTGTCCGCGGTGCAAGGCAGGCAGGTTTTAAATTACCGCCAGAGCAGAGGATCAACAACGGGATCGCGCCGGTCCGTTATCCCAGACGTGGCGGTCAAGCATTCGCTTCGGGGGACGCGACCAGACCGACGCACTTCCTTGAAGATGAGCGAACAACAATTAAAGTTGCCGGGGTGGAACTGGAACTTGTTTCATCCCCGGGTGAGACAAACGATCAATTGTTTGTCTGGGATCCGACTGGAAAAGTGCTCTTCGCCGGAGACAACTTTTACCGTTCGTTTCCGAATCTGTACGCGATTCGAGGGACTCCCAATCGTAGCGTGCGGCTGTGGGCAGAGAGTCTTGACAAACTCGCGGACAACGACGCGGCTGCCCTTGTCGGCGGCCACACCAGACCAATTCTCGGAGCGAGTAAGGTCAAACAAGTTCTCAAAGACTACCACGATGCCGTTCAATTTATTCATGACAAGACTGTTGAAGGAATGAACAAGGGAATGACGCCTGACGAACTGGTCGAATACGTGCAGCTTCCCGAAAACCTTGCGAGTAAAGACTATTTGCAGCCATTCTACGGGCATCCTGAATGGGGGGTGCGTAGTGTCTTCAACGGATACCTGGGCTGGTTCGATGGTAACCCAACCAATCTGTTTCGACTCTCGCCAAAATCAGAAGCAGAACGTGTTGCAAAGTTGGCCGGCGGAACGGACAAGCTCTTAGCATCGGCCCATGACGCATTGGCGGCAGACGACAATCAGTGGGCCGCACAACTTGCCGACCATTTGTTGGCGATTGAGCCAGGCAATCCGACTGCGATGCAAATTAAAGCCGACGCGCTGACCAGGCTCGCCCGCAACATGGTCAATGCAACCGCCCGCAACTACTACCTGAGCGTTGCTCGCGAATTGCGTGAAAAGACACAATAAAAATTATCTGTCCAGATTGAAAAGAGGGGAACTGCAGAATCATTAAAGGGGACAGAACCATTCGGGTCAGTCCCCTTTGTATATTTACTATTCCTTTGCAGTCCTTCTTTCCCGGCTCTACTGATGAATGCAATACAGCTGGCTGCCGGTTCTCAGGACCAGGTAACCGTTCACAATGCCGGCACCGTAGAGGGTCGGGCGGGAGAACATGGCTGCGGAGCGGCGGCGTTCTTCTGAATCTTCGGCGGCGGTCGGAATGTTGTTCACAGGGGGCGCGTCTTCGGTCCAGAGTTCGTTTTCTGCGACGACTTTGAATTCGTTACCCGCCTGCAAGACGGTGGTGATCCCGTTTTTGCCAAAGAAGTAAATGTGATCCCCCAGGCCGACCGGAGTGGCCCAGCAGGATTCTTTGATGCGGCTGGTATAAACTTCTTTGCCGTCAGTCGCGTTCAGACAGTAAACCACGCCGACCCGGTTCACCCAGTACGCATTTCCCTGGTAGACGATGGGAGTCGCCCAGGAAGGGACCGGGCTTGCGTTGGTCCAGACGAACTGAGGCTGCCAGGTCTGATCCTGCTGTTTGACTTCAAACAGGCCGTTCGACTTTTTCGCCAGTTCGTTGTTATCGCCTTCGCGTCCGGGGGAAGCGCCGATCAGGAATTGCCCATTGCCGACCGGGAGAGGACTGGTCTTGTTGTTGCCGCCGACTTCTTCGTAGGTCCAGAGCTGTTTTCCGGTCTGGGGATCATAGCCGTCAACAGAACCGGCAGAACTGCAGACGACCTGGAATGTTTTGTTTACCGGAACCAGCATGGGAGAACTCCAGCTGACGCGACTCTTACGGTCGGTCTTCCAGAGCTCGCTGCCGTCGGCTTTGCTGACCGCGGTCAGGTAGGAAGGGCCTTCGTCGTCGATCAGAATCATCAGTCGATCCTGCCATTGCACCGGAGAGGCGGACAGTCCGAATTTATTCTGTGGAGCACCGTAGCGTTTCGTGAGTGAGGCTGCCCATTTCCGTTTTCCGGCATGCGACAATGCTACGATGTCGCCACTTTCAAAGTAGGCATAAATTCCCTTCTCATCCAGAACCGGAGTGGGAGCTGCCCGGCTGATATACACGCTGTTTTTCTCTGGATAAGTCGAAGGTTCCACATGATCCCAGAGCTGTTTGCCGGACTGCAGTGAGTAGCAGACGACGTGCAGTTTTTCTTTGTTGGGGCCTTCCACGGAGGTGACATACACCTGATCGCCCCAGATGACCGGGCTGGACTGACCATAACCGGGAATGTCGACTTTCCATTCCAGGTTTTTTTCAGAAGACCAGCTGGTGGGAACGGAATCGGCTTTGATGGCAGAGGCATCCGCTCCCAGAAAACCGGGCCAGCGATCCTGGGCAGAGAGTTCCGATGTGCACAGCAGTAACAGCAGGACGACAATACGCAGACTCATTCGATCAATCCTCATATGATTCAATTCAGGGAAAACGCGTCCGGTTCTGATGGCGTCGGCTGACCGGAGCGTGCAGCGGCGTGCGCGGATGGTTTCCTCCGAAAATGATTCACGGAGCCTGCCCGGCTTGAAGGCGGTGATCCTCACAACTGCATCTTAGCATGCGGTGACAGAATAGTACATTGAACAACCGGTTGTGACAGAGATCAGAGGCCGCTTAGATGAGTTCCGGATGTGGATGTTGGGAAACGAGCTGCGTGAAATCTGAGTGAAAGCAAGATGATTTCTCTGGTTCAACATCACGAGTATATTCCGATTCTTAAAATTGTCTGGCGAACATATGAAGATACGAGATATCCCATTCCTTCAATAGATTATTTGAACTGTTGTAGGTCGTCTGACCTGAACCGAAGCACCGCATTTCATTTTCTGGAAATATATTGTTGAGAATTCTGGCATAATCTGTATCAGGAAGAGGGGCCGATAATTTTAATTCCAGCTCGCGTTCTGTGTTGCCAAATAAGTTCGTCTCAGTTACGGCATCAATGTCTGGTGAAATCCAGTCCTCTTCAAAGACAGGCTCAGGAAACACTGTCCCATTAAAGTAAGAACTGAGGTACGCTAAAAATTGATTACACTTGAGTACACCATCATCGAGTGCTTCATTAGCACCCACTCTCAAGTGGATACATGAAATCTGATGAAACAGGTCAGGATCATAATTACTTATTATCCGCTGATATTTACTCTCTGAATTGATTACTGCTTCAGTTAATTGTTCTTGTGTCAGCTGTAATACAGAATCACTTCTGGTGAATACACTGACTTTCATGTCCGATAACTCTGCTATCAGCGATCCCGAATCACTTTGCTTGCTATCAACTGAGAAAAAAAGTATCTGGAGAGTTGATTTCCGATCAGATAAAACAGCTCCATTAAATGCAGAACATGCCGCCCAGTTAACGTAATAGGGAAATGGTTCATTTAAAAGTAGCTGTAATTCTTTGAGAATGAAATTACTTTTCGTAAGTAGTTTCAAATGATCTGGATTTTGCACCACTTCTCCTCAGAAAAAGTGAAATCAAATGGACTCAATCGAGGCAGACACTGACTCCATTCAGTTTGATTATTTTACTGGAATGATTTGCTTCGGTTCGGGCAGGGCATGAGCCGCGCATTCGGCGAAGAAGAAGGTCGCCATATTCAGTTTAGAATAATCGTAATGATTGATGGCGGCTTCAATGTTGTTACGGTGGGAGCCGTCATCGGCGAGGGCGACAATCGCTGCGGCTGCGAGCGGGTTTTGCATCCAGGCCTGTTCGTACGACTTGCGTTCGCCCCGTAAGGTCTTGTTGCCTGTGCGGGCCAGACGTTCGGCGTCCGACTGGGTCTTCTGTGGGAACCAAGTATTGTAAACCGCCCGCCAGTCTGCGTTGCCGAAGACCTTCGTATCCTGGTTGTCGAATTTTGAATAGGCTTTGAGCGATTCAAGGGCCTGCGTAGCGTTCAATTTTAATCCCGTTTGATAGAGTGCCCGCAGCTTTTCGTCCGTTTCCATCGCGACAAGTTGTGCCAGCGAAGCCTGGGAGCCGACGTAGATCCAGAGCTGGTGTGTGTCGATGTGACGAATGGCGTCGCGGTCTCTGGCATAACCTTCCGCGCAGATTTCCGCCCGTGATTTCTTCGCATGTTCGGGTACCACCGCTTGTGCTGCCTGATAACGATCCAGCCAGATCTGATCGCCGGTCACATCATACATGGCCCGCAACAGGTACAGATAGCGGACGGCATCGCGAAACAGGTGCCCTGTGTACCCGCCACGAAACTGACCTTTGAACGCGCCATCGCCGGGACAGCGCCAGCCAGTGGATTCGAGTACGTTCGCGACGGATTTCATTTTCGCGACGATCTCCCGCCGTTCGTCGGCAGTGGGCAGATCGCTCATCACATAGACATGCAGGCCATAAAACCAGGGATGCGTCTGATCGTCGGAACCGAGTGGATAATGGCAGACGCCGTCCGTTCCCACGCCGCGTACGATCATGCCCGGCACATCTGAGACCGACGCACACTTCATCAACCCGCGTGCCAGCCGCCGTGCCTGTTCTTTGTCGAGTGGATTGCCTGTACGTCGAGCCCGCTCACAGAGAGCGGGTAGATACAGGCCCGTAAACATCGGACCGTCTTCAATGGGACTCCGCCAGCCAATCGCGTTGGGTTTGCCCAGCCGACAGTCTTCCGGCGTCGGCAGATCACCCTCAAAGTCATGAATGATGCCGTACGAATCAACGAATCGATGCCACAATTCCGCATGCGCCTGTTCGACACCTTTGAGAACAGGTTGCGTAACAGGCTCAGCAGCAGGGACTGCAGTGAGTGAAGTCAGTAACAGGATATTGAGCAAGAGTAAGAAGTGTTTTATTTTGTACATTGACTTGTTCAACTTCATTTAAAGTCTCTTTAATTTGTTTGATGCTTGAAGATTTAAGTTTTTTGTATGAGTTATAAAGTACTCATGAAGCTCAATTCTTTTTTTGCTGGTTAATTTAATGATTCAAAACTGCTATTAGATGCAGGGTTAAAATCGAGTACATGCTTGAACATCGGTTTACTCAAGGTATGATGGTAAGGCATATCATTTGAATACTAAATAAAGCTTCTCACGACTTAAGCACGAAGGTAATAGTTCAGCAAAATAATCTTAAATCACTTCAATACATCATTGGCGATTATGAGCAAGAATAAAAGAAAAGATTACACTCCTGCACAAAATATTGCTTTGACATGTCAGGTTAGCGGCGTGTGCCCTTTATGTACAGAGCCTCTATTTCATACGAAAAAAGGCAAGAGCTACAAGGCTTATGAGATTGCACATATCTATCCATTGAACCCATCCCCAGAAGAAATTGAATTACTTAAGGATGAGGAGAAATTAAGCGATGATGTTAACGATGAAAAGAATGTCATTCCATTGTGTGAGAGTTGTCACGGGAAGTTAGATAAATTTAGGACGGTTGAAGAGTACAGATTGCTGGTAAAGTTAAAGAAAGGACTTCTCGAGAGATCTTATCAAGAGCTTCTCTGGAAGCAATTCGGTATCGAATCCGAACTCATTTCAATTATTGAATCTCTATATGAACTAGACATAACCGAAATCGACAACAGTGTAGATATTGGTTATGACCCAAAAACTATTAACGATAAAACAAACCAAAGTATCAGTAGACCTACCGTTCGAAAAATACGAAACAATGTGACAGACTATTACAGTTTTATTAAATCACAGATAGCAATTCTCGATAAGTCAAATGCTGAATTTTCAAATCTCGTTTCGCTTCAAATAAAATCCTTCTATACAAAACAAAAACAGCAAAAAATCAGCCAGCAGGCTGTTTTTGATAACATTGTCAAATGGATTCAGATGAAGACAAAACCCCAAAGTAAAGATGGAGCAGAGATTATTACATCTTTCTTTATTCAAAATTGTGAGGTTTTCGAGTGATAGTCCCCAACAAATTCACTTCGCTAGATCAGTCGCTTCTTTCTCAACTACCTTCGATCTTAGAGAAACTTGAAAATGAAGTGACTGTTTATGAATTATATCAAAAGACACAGAAGGATTTTGAGGATATTGGCGAGTTCATTTTAGCTCTGGACTCCTTGTTTGTTCTAGGTCGTATTGAACTTGATGTTGACAAGGAGTCAATAAAAACATGTTAGTAGAGATTCACTGCGAGAAATTTAGAACCACTCCGGTCACTTTTACAGAAGGATTGAACGCTGTAGTTGGTGATAGTGTGGCAACCAACTCAATAGGAAAATCCACTTTTTTAATGGTGATTGATTTTGTGATGGGGGGAGATACTTTTTATAAACACAATAAAGATGTGATAGATGAACTTGGGCATCACGAGTATTTTTTTAAATTTGAATTCGATGGGATAGTTCATTCTTTTATGAGAGGTACAAGTAATTCTGATATTATTTTTAAATGCACTGAAGATCGAATTGTAAGAGATTCAATTTCCACAAAAGAGTATCGTGAATTCCTAAGTGATTCTTATGGAATAAATCACTTAGGACTTACATTTAGAAAAATGGTTTCACTGTTTTCTAGAATTTGGGGGAAAGAGAATCTTGACCCGTATCGACCTCTTACAGAGCATAAAAAACAAAAGGCTTCTGAATCCCTCGTTTTTGCGCTCAAGTTATTTGAAAAATATTACTCTATTGAGAATTTAACAGAATTATTAAAAGAAAAAGATTTAGAAAAGAAAGCTTTTTCTGATGCCTTTAGAGAGAATCTAATTCCAAAAATTAGCAAAAAAAAATACATTCAAAATCAAATTACTACTGAGAAGATCTCTGGTGAACTGGATGACATCAAGAATCATCTGGAAAAATACGCAGTAAATATTAGAGAGATCGTAAATAGTGAAGTCGAAGAAATTAAATCTGAAAAAGATAATCTTCTACAATCTAAATTGCTCGTTGATATAAGATTAAAACGTGTAGAAGAATCATTAAGACAGAATAGGAATGTTCGGAGTAAAAAATTTGATGTCCTTAAAAAATTCTTCCCAGAAGTTTTAGATAAAAAAATTGCTGAAGTTGAGGAGTTCCATTCTAATATCGCTAAAATATTAAAAAATGAACTTAAAGCTAGTGAAAAGGAGCTATTGGTCGAACAGTCACGTATCAACGAAGTGCTTGCTAAACTAGACGAGAAAATGAAATCTATTCTTAGCGAAAGTAGTATCGATAATCCTGGAGTCATAGTAGACCGGGTTTATGAGTTATCATCCAATATGCGGACAGCAAATTTAGAAAATAAATATTACGATCAAAATATTGAACTAAATCAAACGGTCAAAAATATTAAGAACGAACTTAACGAATTAAAGAAGAACTTACTTGCTGAAATTGAAAATTTGATAAACACTACTCTAAGGGATTTATCTTCATTTATATATAGCTCAAGTAAGAAGAGTCCTTACCTGTCTTTTACTTCCTCTAATTACAACTATGAAATATTTGAGGATACTGGTACCGGTAAAGCATACTCTAATCTTGTTTTATTTGACTGGGCAGTATTTATGACATCCGATATACCTATTCTTATTCATGATTCTTTACTGTTCAAGAATGTGGAAAATGAAGCTGTTGCAAATATGATGTCAGTCTATGGGAATTTTAATAAGCAAGTCTTTATAGCAATTGATGAAGTACAAAAATATGGAGAGGAAGCTGAAGAAGTTATTGATCAACACACCGTTCTTCGTCTCTCAGACAATCATGTGTTATATAACAAAGATTGGCGCAAGAAGTAATTGTTAGAGCCGCATCTATTGATTGTTAGAATATCCTGCTGTGCTAACAATGTAGTAATAGGTGTAAGGAATTATTTATTCGTCAATCAGCATACCGTTGTGCCGTAAAGCCCCAGTATAAGATTGAGACCACCAGAAACAGGGCGCTGATGATACAGACTCCTGACCAGCCGTAATGGGTCCAACTCCAGACGCTGGCGGCGGCACCCAGTGATCCTCCGGCGAAGTAGGTGACGATGTAGATCGTGCCCAGGCGATTGCGTTCTTCCGGGGCCAGGCTGTAAATCCGTGACTGATTGCCTACGTGAACCGCCTGGATGCCCAGGTCCATCACCACAACGCCGATGCCCAGTCCGAGCAGAGTTTCTCCCCAAAGATAAAAGATGCCGAACGAGGAGAGGGTGAAGAGCTGAAACAGCCCAATGATCGGCCGGGCACCGAACCGGTCTGCCAGGCGTCCAATCATGCCGGCGGTGATGGCGCCTCCGATGGCCAGCAGGCCCAGCAGACCAGCCACATCACTTCCATAGTTCAAGGGGGGACGTTCGAGGTGAAATGCCAGCGTCATCCAGAACGCACAGAATGCCGCCATGCTCATACTGCCAAACAGACACGATTCGCGCAGTACGGGTTCCGAGCGGAAAATTTTCCACATGGAGGTCAGCAGGCGAAAGTACCCCATGCGGATCTGTGGCATGGTACTCGGAAGGTAACGCCAGAGTAGAATGAACAGGCAGACGAGCATCCCTGCCGCGAGGAAATAGATGAACTGCCAGTCAATCAGCTTTCCCAGGAATCCACTGATGGTTCGGCAGAGCAACAGACCGGTCAGGAGTCCGCCTACCACGGTGCCGACAACCTGACCGCGTTGTTCCGGGCTGGCCAGACTGGCGGCGAGGGATATCGTCATATGTGTGCCTGTGGTCGCCAGTCCCAGCGCGAGGCAGGAAAGCGAAAGCGAAACGACTCCGTGAGAGGTTCCGACGAACAGCAGCGCGCAGATCGAAAGGAAGACCGAGATCAGGATCAGGGGACGGCGGTTGAAGATATCTCCCAGAGGCAGAACCAGCAGCATACCCACGGACTGACCAATCAGACATAACGTGGCGGCACTGCCGACTTCCCCTTCGGTCAGTCCCAGGTCGATAGCGATCAAACCCAACAGCGGCTGCATGTAATACATGTTGCCGACCACCATGCCGACCGTCGTCGCCAGGAGCAGGGTCATACTTTTACTTAAACGTGGGGCGGAAGGAGCGGAGTTTCCTTCTTCCCCTTGTGAGGCAGGCGGGGTTTCCTGTCGGGTTGTCATTGTCATTACACGTCGTATCTATCTGAAAAGCAATCTCTCAGCAGGGCGCTTCAAAAAGGAAGAATCTGATCCAGGGTTCGGGAGGGCGTCTGGTAAGAGGGACACCCGCCAGCGTTTCCGGTTCAGGGCCCGCCCGGCTGAAGCAGACGTTCAGAGAAGCGACTGCAAACCAGGGGGCGTCAGGGGTGATTGTTTCAGATCAGAGCGTTTCGTGCCAGTCTCCGCTGGCCGCTGATTCGCCAGCCAATGTTCTTTTCCTCAAGCCCAGAGGGAATGTGCTGGAGTGACGCACAAGGCTCATTAACCAAACCCGACCACAAAACGGTTCAAGCTGAACCACGGTTGATTTCACTTTGATTAAGAATACATTTTCAATTTTTATTGACTACTGTTCTGTGGGTGGGTACGTTTATACACTTAGTGTGGTTTGTAATACCTTTGTTTCATTGATTCTCAAACAGAGCCTGACAAAACAAGGTACTCATAAGCTATTACCGTCTCCGCCGGCAGCGGAGTATTCACTGTGATCTCTGATTCAATCGCATCAGAGACAGAGGCCATTTAATCGAAAAGAAAGACAGTGGCGTGGCAGAATCAAAATCAACACACGAGCTTACCGACACGTTAAGCGAGCCCAAAGTCAACGCATTTCGCGAATGGATGATTTATAGTGTCATTTTCACGGGCCTGATCCTTCTGCTTTGTGGCCGCTTAATTTATCTGGCACTCCTGTCGGACGTGACAGGAATCTGCATTCTGATCCTTGTCTTGTTTGTCTGCGCACTGGCACGAAATGCATGGGATGTATCCTATATAGATCGGCAACGTTCATTAGCACATCAGCAGGTGCAAGAACTGATAAAAAGCAACAAAATCAGCGCTGCATTTCTGAAAAATTCAGAGCCCAGCATACTCCGCGATCATCTGCTGAATCTGAATGCGATTGCTAAAAAAGATCCCATGGTCTCGCAGGAAAACCTGGTGGTGCTCATGCAAAGTAAACTGAACGCTCGATTGAGATTGACCGAGCTGGCCTCCAGTATGCTGGTCACTCTCGGTCTGGTAGGAACGATTGTCGGTCTGATTGGATCGGTTGGTGGAATCAGCGTGGTAGTGGAAGCTGTTGGATCTAATCGAGATCAGCTTATGTCCGGGATGCGCGAAACTCTGGGGGGAATGGGAACCGCTTTCTATACAACCCTGCTGGGTGCGCTGTTCGGAGGCATTGTCCTGAGAATTCTGTCTTCGGTCGTGAACAGTCATGCGGACAGTCTGATTGCTTATATCGCTGAACTGGCAGAAGTTTATATGGTACCCACACTCCGCAGATCCAGCAGAAAAAGAACGAAGAACGGCAATCTCGAAATCGATGTTACGGAAGTGGTTTCATGATCAAAACGGCAACCCTGAATCTGAATGAAATCTGGAATTCCTACAAAGCAGTCAGTGGAAGAGAAACATGCAGTTAATTACACGTCGCGAGAGCACAAGTTTCTACGAATCCTTTTCCGATTTGATATTCTGCACTCTGGTTCTGTTTATCATCCTGGTCATGATTCTTTCGCTTTCGGTAAACGAACAGGTTGAATCTTACGCCAAAGAGCAACAGGCAATCACCGAAAAACTCGAAGCACAGAAAGCAGAGTTAGCTCTGCTGGAAAGGCAGGCTTCTGAGGAACGCCAGAGATTGAGCAGCATGTTAGGCGGCACTCGATTTATATCTCATTTTGGAGAGACTTATCTTTATATCGTATGTGATACTATATCAAATCCGCCTCGTTATTGGCCTGTCCCATCAACTTACTTTAACGATATAGGAATCAATTTCATAAATGAATCAAACGAAGACAAACAAAAACGGCTAAGTAAGATACGGGAAAATATTCTGAAACTAACTCAAAACAACCGTTCTTATCGTGCTGAAGAACTTGGTTTAATCGCGCGTTCATTTTCTTTTTACGAAACTGGTGAACTCAGCAGACACAAAGGTCTTGGAGTTGAACTCATCCAGACAAATGCAGGATTAAAAGTCGGCCGGGTTTTTCCATCTTCCCCGGGTGAAGATGCAGGATTAAAACAGGATGATCTAATCACTCATATTGTGGGGACGCCTCTAAACCAGAATGGTTTAAAAATCCTCAGATCCAAAACCCGTAACATAGAATCAAATGAAACGATTACCCTTCGAGTAGAGTCCCAAAACCAATTGCCCCGAAACGTGATTTTAAAACCGAATTTCTATAGGAATGCAGGGAGGGTAAATGAAATTGCAAACAGCAGTTTTAATTCTCTCGCCAGTGGAATTATTGATGTAGATGGAAAAATGAAAGAGTCATTAGACTTGATCAAAACTTTTCAATCCAAACGTCCCGATTTGATCCTGAACCAAAACGAAAAAGAACTTAGCGAGGTGATTGAGAGTGTGATTCACTCATTGGAAATCTATTTTGAAGTCGTAGAACGTGTTGATGCAAGTGAATTTCGTCCCTTTCATATAGGAAGTCTGCCTGAATTAAATATTTATGTCAGCAAAGAAGATGAGAGTGGTCTTATTGCAGGTATGAGATTGACAGCCGATGAAATACTGCAACTGGTTCGCGCCATCGGGGGCAGAGGTGCGGTGCTCAACTGGATCGTGAAGGACAATGCACCGATTCCAGAATGGGTCAAACAGAAAGTACTCGAACCTTCAGGTTTTCGAGACAAAGCGCCTCTCAATTGATCCTTAATGTTAACTGACAAGTGCCACAAACTGGGCATTAACAGCTTTAATGCATCACAGCAACTCGCAGAAGCTCTCCGCTGTACCCAAGAATTATGATCGGTGCAACCAGGAGTGCCTCCTGCTGCCCGAAACTCCG is from Gimesia maris and encodes:
- a CDS encoding MotA/TolQ/ExbB proton channel family protein — encoded protein: MAESKSTHELTDTLSEPKVNAFREWMIYSVIFTGLILLLCGRLIYLALLSDVTGICILILVLFVCALARNAWDVSYIDRQRSLAHQQVQELIKSNKISAAFLKNSEPSILRDHLLNLNAIAKKDPMVSQENLVVLMQSKLNARLRLTELASSMLVTLGLVGTIVGLIGSVGGISVVVEAVGSNRDQLMSGMRETLGGMGTAFYTTLLGALFGGIVLRILSSVVNSHADSLIAYIAELAEVYMVPTLRRSSRKRTKNGNLEIDVTEVVS
- a CDS encoding ABC-three component system middle component 7, whose translation is MIVPNKFTSLDQSLLSQLPSILEKLENEVTVYELYQKTQKDFEDIGEFILALDSLFVLGRIELDVDKESIKTC
- a CDS encoding alkyl/aryl-sulfatase; its protein translation is MHWYSLIAFLLLATPLFAQENAATQKLTEQSKQFDEQVIQVAENVYTAVGFSVSNVSMIVGDDGVIIIDTGMMVGDANRIMAEFRKLTDKPVKAIIFTHSHGDHTGGSAAFIGNERPQIWAHKNYGSEAEPLVAGGVTFQRVRGARQAGFKLPPEQRINNGIAPVRYPRRGGQAFASGDATRPTHFLEDERTTIKVAGVELELVSSPGETNDQLFVWDPTGKVLFAGDNFYRSFPNLYAIRGTPNRSVRLWAESLDKLADNDAAALVGGHTRPILGASKVKQVLKDYHDAVQFIHDKTVEGMNKGMTPDELVEYVQLPENLASKDYLQPFYGHPEWGVRSVFNGYLGWFDGNPTNLFRLSPKSEAERVAKLAGGTDKLLASAHDALAADDNQWAAQLADHLLAIEPGNPTAMQIKADALTRLARNMVNATARNYYLSVARELREKTQ
- a CDS encoding DUF2326 domain-containing protein, whose translation is MLVEIHCEKFRTTPVTFTEGLNAVVGDSVATNSIGKSTFLMVIDFVMGGDTFYKHNKDVIDELGHHEYFFKFEFDGIVHSFMRGTSNSDIIFKCTEDRIVRDSISTKEYREFLSDSYGINHLGLTFRKMVSLFSRIWGKENLDPYRPLTEHKKQKASESLVFALKLFEKYYSIENLTELLKEKDLEKKAFSDAFRENLIPKISKKKYIQNQITTEKISGELDDIKNHLEKYAVNIREIVNSEVEEIKSEKDNLLQSKLLVDIRLKRVEESLRQNRNVRSKKFDVLKKFFPEVLDKKIAEVEEFHSNIAKILKNELKASEKELLVEQSRINEVLAKLDEKMKSILSESSIDNPGVIVDRVYELSSNMRTANLENKYYDQNIELNQTVKNIKNELNELKKNLLAEIENLINTTLRDLSSFIYSSSKKSPYLSFTSSNYNYEIFEDTGTGKAYSNLVLFDWAVFMTSDIPILIHDSLLFKNVENEAVANMMSVYGNFNKQVFIAIDEVQKYGEEAEEVIDQHTVLRLSDNHVLYNKDWRKK
- a CDS encoding MFS transporter, with product MTMTTRQETPPASQGEEGNSAPSAPRLSKSMTLLLATTVGMVVGNMYYMQPLLGLIAIDLGLTEGEVGSAATLCLIGQSVGMLLVLPLGDIFNRRPLILISVFLSICALLFVGTSHGVVSLSLSCLALGLATTGTHMTISLAASLASPEQRGQVVGTVVGGLLTGLLLCRTISGFLGKLIDWQFIYFLAAGMLVCLFILLWRYLPSTMPQIRMGYFRLLTSMWKIFRSEPVLRESCLFGSMSMAAFCAFWMTLAFHLERPPLNYGSDVAGLLGLLAIGGAITAGMIGRLADRFGARPIIGLFQLFTLSSFGIFYLWGETLLGLGIGVVVMDLGIQAVHVGNQSRIYSLAPEERNRLGTIYIVTYFAGGSLGAAASVWSWTHYGWSGVCIISALFLVVSILYWGFTAQRYAD
- a CDS encoding ABC-three component system protein, with amino-acid sequence MSKNKRKDYTPAQNIALTCQVSGVCPLCTEPLFHTKKGKSYKAYEIAHIYPLNPSPEEIELLKDEEKLSDDVNDEKNVIPLCESCHGKLDKFRTVEEYRLLVKLKKGLLERSYQELLWKQFGIESELISIIESLYELDITEIDNSVDIGYDPKTINDKTNQSISRPTVRKIRNNVTDYYSFIKSQIAILDKSNAEFSNLVSLQIKSFYTKQKQQKISQQAVFDNIVKWIQMKTKPQSKDGAEIITSFFIQNCEVFE
- a CDS encoding PDZ domain-containing protein, producing MQLITRRESTSFYESFSDLIFCTLVLFIILVMILSLSVNEQVESYAKEQQAITEKLEAQKAELALLERQASEERQRLSSMLGGTRFISHFGETYLYIVCDTISNPPRYWPVPSTYFNDIGINFINESNEDKQKRLSKIRENILKLTQNNRSYRAEELGLIARSFSFYETGELSRHKGLGVELIQTNAGLKVGRVFPSSPGEDAGLKQDDLITHIVGTPLNQNGLKILRSKTRNIESNETITLRVESQNQLPRNVILKPNFYRNAGRVNEIANSSFNSLASGIIDVDGKMKESLDLIKTFQSKRPDLILNQNEKELSEVIESVIHSLEIYFEVVERVDASEFRPFHIGSLPELNIYVSKEDESGLIAGMRLTADEILQLVRAIGGRGAVLNWIVKDNAPIPEWVKQKVLEPSGFRDKAPLN
- a CDS encoding outer membrane protein assembly factor BamB family protein, encoding MSLRIVVLLLLLCTSELSAQDRWPGFLGADASAIKADSVPTSWSSEKNLEWKVDIPGYGQSSPVIWGDQVYVTSVEGPNKEKLHVVCYSLQSGKQLWDHVEPSTYPEKNSVYISRAAPTPVLDEKGIYAYFESGDIVALSHAGKRKWAASLTKRYGAPQNKFGLSASPVQWQDRLMILIDDEGPSYLTAVSKADGSELWKTDRKSRVSWSSPMLVPVNKTFQVVCSSAGSVDGYDPQTGKQLWTYEEVGGNNKTSPLPVGNGQFLIGASPGREGDNNELAKKSNGLFEVKQQDQTWQPQFVWTNASPVPSWATPIVYQGNAYWVNRVGVVYCLNATDGKEVYTSRIKESCWATPVGLGDHIYFFGKNGITTVLQAGNEFKVVAENELWTEDAPPVNNIPTAAEDSEERRRSAAMFSRPTLYGAGIVNGYLVLRTGSQLYCIHQ